One Littorina saxatilis isolate snail1 linkage group LG12, US_GU_Lsax_2.0, whole genome shotgun sequence genomic region harbors:
- the LOC138982276 gene encoding conotoxin Cl14.12-like isoform X2, whose protein sequence is MKVVAVLLAVLVVAYAAPAPEKRFIISDIKHAISSIGHSFSHLWDSAKSEFHKLASHINFDSVVAKLVPLIDSSRTESGCQNVCVGAASSVLGPVGSLAGSLCKPACKAALAKLEQAAG, encoded by the exons ATGAAGGTTGTCGCTGTGTTGCTGGCTGTACTGGTGGTGGCCTACGCTGCCCCGGCCCCGGAGAAACGTTTCATCATCAGTGACATCAAGCACGCTATCAGCAGCATCGGACACAGCTTTTCGCATCTCTGGGACTCTGCCAAGAGTGAATTCCACAAGCTCGCTTCTCACA TCAACTTTGACAGTGTAGTTGCGAAGCTGGTTCCTTTGATCGACTCATCGCGTACCGAGTCAGGGTGCCAAAACGTCTGCGTGGGAGCCGCTTCTTCGGTGCTGGGACCTGTGGGATCCCTTGCCGGTAGCTTGTGCAAGCCTGCCTGCAAGGC AGCTCTGGCTAAGTTGGAGCAAGCTGCCGGATAA
- the LOC138982276 gene encoding conotoxin Cl14.12-like isoform X1: MSITVEIFSQVICPSLSSQVMKVVAVLLAVLVVAYAAPAPEKRFIISDIKHAISSIGHSFSHLWDSAKSEFHKLASHINFDSVVAKLVPLIDSSRTESGCQNVCVGAASSVLGPVGSLAGSLCKPACKAALAKLEQAAG; the protein is encoded by the exons ATGTCCATTACAGTTGAAATTTTCTCTCAGGTCATCTGTCCATCTCTGTCATCTCAAG TCATGAAGGTTGTCGCTGTGTTGCTGGCTGTACTGGTGGTGGCCTACGCTGCCCCGGCCCCGGAGAAACGTTTCATCATCAGTGACATCAAGCACGCTATCAGCAGCATCGGACACAGCTTTTCGCATCTCTGGGACTCTGCCAAGAGTGAATTCCACAAGCTCGCTTCTCACA TCAACTTTGACAGTGTAGTTGCGAAGCTGGTTCCTTTGATCGACTCATCGCGTACCGAGTCAGGGTGCCAAAACGTCTGCGTGGGAGCCGCTTCTTCGGTGCTGGGACCTGTGGGATCCCTTGCCGGTAGCTTGTGCAAGCCTGCCTGCAAGGC AGCTCTGGCTAAGTTGGAGCAAGCTGCCGGATAA
- the LOC138982274 gene encoding conotoxin Cl14.12-like isoform X1, translating to MKVVAVLLAVLVVAYAAPDPEKRFIKDTFQHAIDAIKNTFNKLWNSTKDEFNHLKNGIHIDFDSVVHKLIPLIDSSTSEAGCLTACTGAAATVLTPLAVPIAGSLCRPACKAALAKLEQIAG from the exons ATGAAGGTTGTCGCTGTGTTGCTGGCTGTACTGGTGGTGGCCTACGCTGCCCCGGACCCGGAGAAACGCTTCATCAAGGATACCTTCCAACACGCTATCGACGCCATCAAAAACACCTTCAACAAACTGTGGAACTCCACCAAGGATGAGTTTAACCATCTGAAAAATGGAATCCACA TCGACTTTGACAGTGTCGTCCACAAGCTGATTCCTCTGATCGATTCAAGCACCTCGGAGGCCGGGTGCCTGACAGCCTGTACGGGAGCCGCCGCCACGGTGCTGACGCCTCTGGCTGTACCCATTGCCGGTAGTCTGTGCAGGCCTGCCTGCAAGGC TGCCCTTGCTAAGTTGGAGCAAATTGCCGGATAA
- the LOC138982274 gene encoding conotoxin Cl14.12-like isoform X2: protein MKVVAVLLAVLVVAYAAPDPEKRFIKDTFQHAIDAIKNTFNKLWNSTKDEFNHLKNGIHIDFDSVVHKLIPLIDSSTSEAGCLTACTGAAATVLTPLAVPIAVPLLSWSKLPDKLTT from the exons ATGAAGGTTGTCGCTGTGTTGCTGGCTGTACTGGTGGTGGCCTACGCTGCCCCGGACCCGGAGAAACGCTTCATCAAGGATACCTTCCAACACGCTATCGACGCCATCAAAAACACCTTCAACAAACTGTGGAACTCCACCAAGGATGAGTTTAACCATCTGAAAAATGGAATCCACA TCGACTTTGACAGTGTCGTCCACAAGCTGATTCCTCTGATCGATTCAAGCACCTCGGAGGCCGGGTGCCTGACAGCCTGTACGGGAGCCGCCGCCACGGTGCTGACGCCTCTGGCTGTACCCATTGCCG TGCCCTTGCTAAGTTGGAGCAAATTGCCGGATAAGCTAACTACCTGA
- the LOC138982275 gene encoding conotoxin Cl14.12-like yields the protein MKVVAVLLAVLVVAYAAPAPEKRFIISDIKHAISSIGHSFSHLWDSAKSEFNKLASHINFDSVVAKLVPLIDSSRTESGCQNVCVGAASSVLGPVGSLAGSLCKPACKAALAKLEDVAG from the exons ATGAAGGTTGTCGCTGTGTTGCTGGCTGTACTGGTGGTGGCCTACGCTGCCCCGGCCCCGGAGAAACGCTTTATCATCAGTGACATCAAGCACGCTATCAGCAGCATCGGACACAGCTTCTCGCATCTCTGGGACTCTGCCAAGAGTGAATTCAACAAGCTCGCTTCTCACA TCAACTTTGACAGTGTAGTTGCGAAGCTGGTTCCTTTGATCGACTCATCGCGTACCGAGTCAGGGTGCCAAAACGTCTGCGTGGGAGCCGCTTCTTCGGTGCTGGGACCTGTGGGATCCCTTGCCGGTAGCTTGTGCAAGCCTGCCTGCAAGGC AGCTCTGGCTAAGTTGGAGGACGTTGCCGGATAA